The genome window ATTCACAGAAAAAACGCGGTAAGGCGTTCGTTTGTTTTTCGTTCCAGCCGCTCTCGCTTCAATCAACGTGAGCCACGCCCGCTACCGCCGGCTTAGCGTTTAAACGATTTAAGCAGCGCCATATCATTGGCTAGCAACTGGTCGAGCTTGTCTTGCATCCCCTGATTACCACAGCCCTGATATAGGCTTAATGCCAGTTCATAGTCTGGTAATTGATACAAGAACGCGGCAATCGCATCTTGGTCTGGCTGTAAACATGCTTTTCCCAGCCCCTGTTTATCCAGCATATGGGCGTTGAGGTGCTGCTCAAATTGCCCTTGCATTGGAAACGCCAAGTAGGGCTTTTTAAGATGCAGTGCTTCGCTAATCAAGGTGAAGCCCGCCGTCGCCATCACCGCTTTGCTGGAACTAAGATCCTGCAAAAATCCCTCTTCACTGAAGGATCTGAAATGCAGATTTCCCACCACCTCATCCTTGTTGTAGCCGTAAACGTAAAAGCGCTCGCGAGGAAACAGGCTAAGCGTATCCAACAACGAATCAAACCCTGAGGTGGCGTACACCAAAATATGCTCCCCTCTGCTGGCAGTAAGGCCATAAGCAGCCGGACGGATCAGGGGCGGAAACAGTTGGCAATGGTCGTTTTTCAACGCGCCGGTATGAAAAGAAGTGATCAACGAATACCAGGGCTTGGGCACCATGGCGCGAATAATAGTTTCGGTAAGTAGCGCTTCCTTTTTAGATCTGCCGGGCAGGCGTATTCCATGTAACGCATGCGGTGCTGATTATCCAGACTGATCAGCGGCAGATCATAGTGATTGGCGAGATACGCGGTGCACGGTTCAAAATCGGTGATAACGCAATCCGGTTGAAATGATTTAAACAACTCGCGAAGCTTGTTAAATGCACGGGTGCCTTCAGGCAGGTTAGCCAAGTTCTCGGTCAACGTTTTTAGTTTCGATACCTTGTTATCAACACTGGCGATGGTTAACCCTTGGATCTGCAACACGTCAAACTGCTGGTGCAAATTGCGATAACCGCGATCATAGGAGACTAGCTTTAACTCATGCCCCTGCTGCTCAAGGTGGGCAGCCATCAGTTTCGCTCTAGAGGAGTGACCTGAGCCCTCCCCTGATACACCGTAGATAATCTTCGCCATCAATCTTTCCCTGCGTGTTTCGATCCGGTCATGTTACTGCACGGCAATGTTTGTTTTCTAGTAACCACTCACTATTCCTGCGAGTGACCCCTAAGTTAATGGTCTGCCGATACGCACCCGCCAAAAACAACGATCCAATTAGTCAGCACATACTGATGTTGCTCAGCTGACTGCCAGCCCAACAATCCTCTTTCACAAAGCTGGCTCTGCCACTGATAAGCGGCAGGGGCACTTTCGCCGCATCAAGGGTAATATTCGCTCAACGCCATTTGCCCAGGTCGCTACCCGCTCCGAGTAGTCACTGGTGGCATAGCTGTATGCTGCAGCATAGCCATCAAAATCCCATCTCTTAAACTGCTCATAGCCACGTTTCACTTCCGCCAGGCCTGTCGCTTTCTCATCATTACCACGCAGCTTCACCAACGAATAAGTAGATGAGAGATCCGGTTGAACGGTGGTGATGACAGATAGCGATAACTCACCACAAGCGTAGTGACGAAAATGATGCACACCGCGATAGCGTTCAACATAACTTGCGGCTTGCTGATATTGCTCCTGTTCGCTATAGCCTCTAATGATGCAGTTAAGCCCCAATTCCCTCATCAACTGCTGCGCCACCCCTAAGGCACGGGGAAAATCGGTATCCAGCATCTGTTCCGCGTTATCTCCTCGATGCTCTACCTGCCAGCCCATCACCGCGCTGCCTGACAGCATGGCATTATGCGCTCGGATATAGTTCGTATTGAAACGATCGTCCCATCCGGCATCCATCTGCTTCAGCCATTTCTGATTACCATCAATCACGAATTGGTTATCAACGATCTCCAAGGTGAGAGACTTCGACTGATAGCGGTAGGCGCGCCGGTCACTGTCAGTTGGCAGCGTATTCAGCTTCTTCGCCAGCAGCAGGTAATGCAACATAGGATCGGCGGTATCCCACTTATAGTGGAGTTCCCTATCCCCCAGCTTGCCGACATAATCACCGTAGGGTTGATATTCGGCTTGTGCCAGCGTCATCTTTTTCGGCCCAGAAACGCAGCCAACAATGCATAGCGCTACCAAGAGGTAAATAAGATATCTAGCCATAATACCTACTCCTCTTGGCTTAATTTAGGTAACGGAGCAGGGGCAACCTCAGTCAACCCATGTACCATCAACAAAAAGGTAAGCTCTTGCGCTTGTTCATACCTATCTTTCTCTGGCGTAGCACCACCGAAATGATTACCGTCGCTGCGCGTGGTGAGCAGCAATAGGTTATTGTCTTGTTTACGCTCACGCATACGTGCCGCCCAACGGGCAGCGTGCCAGTAAGGCACCGTATTGTCAGTCCAGCGCGTGGTGATCAGTTGCGGTGGGTAGGCTTGGTGACGGATCTGATCATACGGGTTATAGCTATAGACATAGTTAAACACCTCAGCTGAACGTAATGGATTACCAAACAGGCTCCATATCCATTCAACCTCAGCGTTTTCCGTGTCCAGCATCTCCGACAGCGGATCGACCCAGGGCACATTAAGCACTGCCCCACACCATAACTGCGGCGCTTGATTCAGTGCGGCTCCCATTAACATGCCACCGGCACTGTCGCCAGCGATACTGATTTTGCCCGCTTGCGTGTACTGCTGTTCGATCAGTTCATTAGCGACATCAACTAAATCATTAAAGCTATTTTTACGCTGCATCTGCTCACCTGAGCGCTGCCAGTTAGGCCCTAACTCGCCCCCGCCGCGCACATGGGCCATGGCATACATCACGCCACGGTCCAGTAAACTGAAGCGTTCGTTGGCAAACTTAAAGCCCCGTGGCCAGCCCTCCCCGGTCTCGCCAAAAGCACCAAAACCCGTCAAATGCAAAGGCTGACCTTGCTGTTTTAGATCGTCGCGATAAAACAGGGTAACAGGGACGCGCACACCGTCTCTCACCGTGACTTGAATACGCTCGGTTTTATATAGCGAAATATCGATGTTTAGCCGACTTAGCCCGGTTAGGGCTTGATGTTCCATGTCATAAACCACCTGAGATTTGGGCGTAGTCAGAGAAAAGTAGTTCAGACGAATTTGCTGACTAGCAGGATCCTGCTGCTTTGCCAACGTGGCGGTATAAGCCTGATCAGGAAATTTTATCCATTGTGGTTCGCGATCTTCTCTCAATATCACTATCTCACTTTGTCCAAGCCGATTGGCTTCAACCGCAACAAAGTCATCAAACGGCACCATGCGCTTAAGCTGCAGATCATCATCCCCAGCCAGTAAAGTTTTCCATGAGCCTGGGCCGTTGCCGGTGTCCTTAGCGGCCGCAATACGATAACTACGATTAATATCGTTACTGCGCATATAGAACGTGCCATTAGCGTGATCGATATAGTTCATCACATTATGTTTAATGTTGGAGATCTGAACTGGCGCTTGCTCCGGTGACTTAGTCGAAAAAGCAATCACCTGCAGACTGCGATTAGCACCGCGGTAGAGAAAGGCATAATCCCCCGACACACTAGGATAAAGTTCATTGCGGAATGCCTGCCGCGTCTCCCGAAAAAGAACATTGTCATTCACAGGATCTGTGCCTAGCTTATGCAAACGGATTTGATAAAGACCAGACTCGGTAACAAATGGATAGAACAGCGATTGGCTATCCTGCGCCCACACATATAAAGGCAGCCCGCCAGCAATATTCTGTTTAAGTTTTTTCTGGTTACTGATGTCGTAAAACTGCAGCTGCGAAGCAAAGATATCCTGTTGATAGCTACCCCAAGCGGCATAGCGCCCGTCGGGACTAAAGTAAAGCTGATGGATGCTCTCTCCGGCTTCCGAGGCAACCATTTTTGATTCATCAAAAATAGTGCTAAACAACTCGCCATTCAGCGGCTTTCTCTGCCATTGCTTGAAATGGCTATCTGCTAGCGCCACAGACCGATAAATAAAGTCACCTTGGCGGAACTCGTGCCCCGGTTCTCTGCTGTCTAATATCGTACGCTGCTTCGTTTCAGCGATCAGTCTTTCGGTCAACTCGCGATGAGACGCCATTACCTTTTCAAAGTAACTGTTTTCTGCGGCGATATAATCCAGTATTGCCGCATCATTCACCTGGGGGAAGTCAGTATCGATCAGCCAGGAGTATTCATCCACCAATGGCTTGCCATGGAACATCCGGGTGGTAGGTAGTGGCTTTGCCACAGGCAAAGGTATCGCATTGGGCGCCTGCAGCTTCACGGCCGGTGACTTAACATCGGCTTGCGCGACGCCACAGGCCAACCAACTGATGGCAAACAGAATCGATATCACACTGATGAACTTAAGCGGCCGTAAATGCCCTAAGGAGGCACTTTGTGACTTTTTTATTTTCGTTATCATGATGAGTCCTTTTGTGAACAAGGCCTGCAACTCAACACTGAACCCGAAGCGATCCCTTACTGCTCAGTCAGCGCATTGCGGCTAAGTTCATAACACCATGGGGCGTCAAGACTATCCGTTGTAGATATGTGTAGGAAATGTAAGAAAGTGATCGACGTGCAACAGCAGAAAGCGAATACTCGTAAGGCAAGTGTTTAGTTAGGAAACCTCATGGTCAAACTAGCTCCGCCTAACCGTTTCGAATGAGATGCACTGATATTGCCATAATGCCACAGCATCACTTTGGCAGCGATGGCCAAGCCTAAACCGAAGTGCCCCTGCTCACGTGAACGATCGGCATCGAGCTTGAAAAAGGGGTCGAAAACCGCTTTCATCTTTTCGTCAGGGATCCCTTTACCGTCGTCTTCGACACAAATATGCATTGCATCCGTTGCGACAATGACAGCAACATTCACTCGACTATCTGCATACCGGATAGCATTGCTTAACAAGTTCTGCAAAGCACGACAACACCAGTGAAAATCATAGATATAGCGGCTATCTTCTATCGCCAGAGACGCATCTAGTGCCACGCCATGTTGGCGTGCCAATGGCTGGCAATCGACAACCACATTTTCAACGAGTTTATTCAGAGGCTGACGTTTGAACTTAAGCTGCCGACTGTAACGTTCCATACTGGCATAGCTAAGAAAAGCTGCCGTCATCTCTTCCATATGCGCCAGTTCGGTGTCCATGCGTTGCAAGAATTCATCACGCTTGGCCTCATCCGTGGTATCCATCACCGCATCCAAACCAAAACGCAAACAAGACATCGGCGTGCGGATGTCATGGGATAAGCTCTGGGTGAGCAATCGATTATCTGATAACAGCTTCTCGATATGCTCCGCCATGGCATTAAAGCGCTTTTCCAACCTATTTATATAGGAAAAACGCGTGATATCCATGCGCACATGGAAATCACCCTTGCCGATCTTAGTTGCCGCCTGAGTTAGCAGGTAAAGTCGACGAGTCAAAGGCAGCAACCAGAGCACTAAAACCAGACTAAGGCCGCCATAAAGACTCGCGGTCATAACAAAATCAAATGCGCTAGGTTCGTTTAATTGCGATGGTATTTGCAATTGCAGCAATCTTTCGGGGTGGTTAGGGATCGTCTTATATAGATGTGCACCGGCACTAGACATTAATAGCACACCACCGGGAGCAGAAAATTTTTCTAATTCCGCATCAGGAAAGGCAAAGCTG of Corallincola holothuriorum contains these proteins:
- a CDS encoding prolyl oligopeptidase family serine peptidase → MITKIKKSQSASLGHLRPLKFISVISILFAISWLACGVAQADVKSPAVKLQAPNAIPLPVAKPLPTTRMFHGKPLVDEYSWLIDTDFPQVNDAAILDYIAAENSYFEKVMASHRELTERLIAETKQRTILDSREPGHEFRQGDFIYRSVALADSHFKQWQRKPLNGELFSTIFDESKMVASEAGESIHQLYFSPDGRYAAWGSYQQDIFASQLQFYDISNQKKLKQNIAGGLPLYVWAQDSQSLFYPFVTESGLYQIRLHKLGTDPVNDNVLFRETRQAFRNELYPSVSGDYAFLYRGANRSLQVIAFSTKSPEQAPVQISNIKHNVMNYIDHANGTFYMRSNDINRSYRIAAAKDTGNGPGSWKTLLAGDDDLQLKRMVPFDDFVAVEANRLGQSEIVILREDREPQWIKFPDQAYTATLAKQQDPASQQIRLNYFSLTTPKSQVVYDMEHQALTGLSRLNIDISLYKTERIQVTVRDGVRVPVTLFYRDDLKQQGQPLHLTGFGAFGETGEGWPRGFKFANERFSLLDRGVMYAMAHVRGGGELGPNWQRSGEQMQRKNSFNDLVDVANELIEQQYTQAGKISIAGDSAGGMLMGAALNQAPQLWCGAVLNVPWVDPLSEMLDTENAEVEWIWSLFGNPLRSAEVFNYVYSYNPYDQIRHQAYPPQLITTRWTDNTVPYWHAARWAARMRERKQDNNLLLLTTRSDGNHFGGATPEKDRYEQAQELTFLLMVHGLTEVAPAPLPKLSQEE
- a CDS encoding sensor histidine kinase, which codes for MRRLYLSIIVTVLGSLFLLGWGLDQLAEHPDDNSRDLAVYRNLADGLSSQLANDRSNSLMTATRKLGEQFGVNLSLDEMSSFAFPDAELEKFSAPGGVLLMSSAGAHLYKTIPNHPERLLQLQIPSQLNEPSAFDFVMTASLYGGLSLVLVLWLLPLTRRLYLLTQAATKIGKGDFHVRMDITRFSYINRLEKRFNAMAEHIEKLLSDNRLLTQSLSHDIRTPMSCLRFGLDAVMDTTDEAKRDEFLQRMDTELAHMEEMTAAFLSYASMERYSRQLKFKRQPLNKLVENVVVDCQPLARQHGVALDASLAIEDSRYIYDFHWCCRALQNLLSNAIRYADSRVNVAVIVATDAMHICVEDDGKGIPDEKMKAVFDPFFKLDADRSREQGHFGLGLAIAAKVMLWHYGNISASHSKRLGGASLTMRFPN